Proteins from a genomic interval of Arachis hypogaea cultivar Tifrunner chromosome 10, arahy.Tifrunner.gnm2.J5K5, whole genome shotgun sequence:
- the LOC112716278 gene encoding uncharacterized protein: protein MLRIDSRKRLPKRRLLKKSEGNRGRRIMRKDYTISLPSILFMEKKRVELQREQEEKTLLMASIILYRTRISYFIKDAIPLSQQLEHYKECQNILVKVAGQSNASSIISGATHLVSAGNSDFIQNYYINPMLNKLGWQASGDDPCGQYWKGITCSNRINLEGGEGQSISPKLLQMYKCEV, encoded by the exons ATGTTGAGAATAGACTCAAGGAAGAG GCTGCCAAAGAGAAGGCTGTTGAAGAAGAGTGAAGGAAATAGAGGGAGAAGGATCATGAGAAAAGACTATACAATCTCCCTTCCATCAATATTATTTATGGAGAAAAAAAGGGTTGAG CTGCAGagagaacaagaagaaaagaCCCTCTTGATGGCTTCTATCATTCTCTACAGAACAAGAATCTCTTACTTCATTAAG GATGCAATTCCATTGAGCCAGCAATTGGAACACTACAAAGAATGTCAGAATATATTGGTGAAAGTAGCAGGACAATCAAATGCTTCATCAATCATATCTGGTGCTACACATCTTGTTAGTGCTGGCAACAGTGACTTCATTCAGAATTATTACATAAACCCTATGCTTAATAAG CTAGGTTGGCAAGCGAGTGGTGATGATCCGTGTGGCCAATATTGGAAAGGCATAACATGCTCAAACAGAATAAATCTTGAAGGTGGTGAAGGGCAATCCATATCCCCG AAGTTACTACAGATGTACAAATGTGAAGTGTAA